CGTTTGAGGTAAATTTTAGGCCCACCCAAATGTTTAGTGAAGTTTTCAGCATAGTAGAGGGGGTTTTCCCGTCCGACATAGTCGCGCAGGTAGAGGGCGAGTTCTTGCTTGAAGTCGGGATCGTCTTTGATCTCTTCATAGAAGTCAGCGATCCGGTCCAATTCTTCCTTAATAATTTCTGGGACATAGCAGCCACCAAATTCACCAAAAAATCCATTATTAATTTCTGTCATCCTTATTTCCTCCAAATCTTATTTTTGTAAATACTTTTGCTTGGAGTCTACGGCGTACTGAGACGACAAAAAAACCGCATAGATTTTCTATGCGGTCGTGTTTGATTGGGTCACACTCGGCATAGACTCCTTTAACTTCAAGGGTAATAAAGTGAGTCTAAACCGATAAAAGTTCGCTCACTTCCTATGCCATTTTTGCCAGCTTTGGAATGCGTTGTTCATGATGTGACCTCCTTGTTAAATCTTGCTAATATCATAGCCAGTTTCAGTTAAGGAGTCAAGCTCAAATTTAAAATTTATGAATTATATTTTTGCTTTATTAAAGTGACTTCCCTAGAATTCAGTTTACTTCTTCACCCGGGCGCTTTGAGGCAGACCGAAGAGCTTGATAAAGCCTTCTGCATCATTTTGGTTATAGATGGAGTCTTCATTGAAGGTGGCCAGTTCTTCCCGGTAGAGACTATCTGGGCTTGTCACTCCAGCGTCAATGATGTTGCCCTTATAGAGTTCTAATTTGACTTGGCCGTTGACTTGACTTTGGGTGTGGTCAACAAAGGCTTGCATGGCTTGACGGAGCGGGGAGAACCAGAGCCCATTATAGATGAGTTCACTGTATTTCAAGGCCAAGACTTGTTTAAAGTGTAGGGTATCCCGGTCCAGGGTGAGTTCTTCGAGCTTCTCATGGGCATGGAAGAGAATGGCTCCCCCTGGGGTTTCATAGACCCCTCTGGATTTCATACCCACCAAACGGTTTTCCACCAGGTCCAGGATCCCAATCCCGTTAGCCCCACCTAATTGGTTGAGGGTTTGGATTAGGGTAATTGGGTCTAATTTCTTCCCATTAACGGCCACAGGATTCCCACCTTCAAAATCGATAGTGATCGGAGTGGCTTTATCAGGGGCTTGTTTAGGACTGACACCTAACTCTAAGATGGCTTCATAGTCAGGTTTTTGGCTAGGATCTTCTAAGTCCAAGCCTTCATGGGAGAGGTGCCAAAGGTTTTCATCTTTGGAATAGTTGGTTTCCCGGGTAATGGGGAGGGGAATATTGTGGGCTTCCGCATAGTCAAAGGCTTCTTCCCGAGAAGAGATTTCCCATTCCCGCCAAGGCGCGATGATGGTCATATCAGGGTCAAATTCCCGGATCCCTAATTCAAAACGAACCTGGTCATTGCCCTTACCGGTACAACCGTGAGCAATAGCATCGCAACCCTCTTGGTGGGCGATTTCCACCATTCGTTTAGCGATCAAGGGACGGGCTAGGGCGGTGCCTAAGAGATATTTGTTTTCGTACTTGCCCCCAGCGCGGACGGCAGGGTAGATGTAATCGGTAATGAGTTCTTGGCGGAGGTCCTCAATATAAATCTTAGAAGCCCCACATTGGAGGGCCTTGTCATGGATGAAATCAAAGTCATCTTCCTGGCCAACATTGGCGGTCATGGCAATGACTTCACAGTTATCATAATTTTCTTTTAACCAAGTGATGGTGACTGAGGTGTCTAACCCCCCAGAATAGGCGAGTAATACTTTTTTTACCTTTGCTTTCATGGAAAATCCTCCTTAAATTTCTAAAATTTCTCTTGTTATGGTGCCCTTTAGCCGGCTAAGACCAAAACTCTCATCGAATCTTTATTGAGGGATAAAATGAAAAAAGTCCGCCTCTAATAAGAGGCGGACTTATCCACGGTACCACTCTAATATCGCAAAATGCTTGCAATGCTTGACATGGTAACGCCTGGGTGGCGGACTTAGCTAAGGATTCACTAAGTCATCTCAGCAATGCGCTTCCCACTAGGTCTTTGGAAACTTTCCACTAACGTTCCTCACTGCACAAATCCCCTAGCGGTACTCTTTGCTTCATCGATTCTATGATTAATTTGAGATTATTATAGGAACAATTAAAATAATTGTCAAATATATTTATAAATAATTTTGTTTTCTTAATTTATATATTAATTTGTCAGACTATTTAAAATAATCCACTCAATTAACTTGATTTATGATAGAATAGCAATTATCATTTGCTATTTTTTATATTTATTAAAATCCAAAGAGAAGTAAAGGAGAGATAAAAATGACACAAACAGTCTATCAACATGCCAATGTCTTTAACGGAAAAGATGAAAACTTATTAGAAGATGTTTGGTTTGTCGTGGATGAAGAGAGTGGTCGAATTACCGAGATGGGGAGCGGCCAAGCCCCAGATGCCGACCGAAATGTTGATCTCAAAGGGGCTTATGTCATGCCTGGTTTGATCAATGCCCATACCCACATGACCATGGACGCCCATGCCTTGGATTCCGGTTTAGGGGCTAATATTATTCAAACCACTGTTTTAGCCTTGGATAATCTTCAAACCTGTTTGAAATCCGGGGTGACTTATATTCGTGAATGTGGAGCCGCTTATGATATTGACATCACTATGGCTCGCTTAGAGCGCCAAGGGAAAATTAAGCAAGTCCCGGAAATTATGCCCTCGGGCCGGGCTTATTCTATGACAGGTGGTCACGGAGATATGCCTAACTTCTCCTGGTTAGTCGATGACCCCCATGCTATGCGTCATGCCATTCGCCAAGGGATGAAAAATGGGGCCGAAACCATCAAGTTAATGGCAACTGGTGGGGTGATGACCGAAGACGACCACATGTTCCAGCCCCAACTGTCTGTGGAAGAAATGCAGGTAGCCGTTGAAGAAGCCCACCACAAAGGCCGGACCGTTTCTGCCCACGCAGAAGGCCCGCAAGGAATTAAGAATGCTATTGCGGCGGGAGTAGACGGGATTGAACACTGCTTCTATTGTGATGATGAAGACATTGAGAAAATGGTTGACCAAGGCATTCATATTAACCCCACTATTGTGGCTGACTGGATCATCGCTACCAAGGGCGGCGAAGTTCTCCCAGACTTCCAAGTGGTTAAGGCCGCTGATGCCTTAGATGACTTATTAGCTAACCTGAAGAAGGCCTGGGATGCTGGCGTGAAGATGGGACTTGGTACTGATGCCGGGACACCTTTCAATGGCTTTGATATGGCGCCTAAGGAATTGGAATTAATGGTTGAATTACTTGACCGGACGCCTTATCAAGCCTTGATGACCTCCTATCAATCCGCTGAAT
The nucleotide sequence above comes from Aerococcus urinae. Encoded proteins:
- a CDS encoding argininosuccinate synthase; translated protein: MKAKVKKVLLAYSGGLDTSVTITWLKENYDNCEVIAMTANVGQEDDFDFIHDKALQCGASKIYIEDLRQELITDYIYPAVRAGGKYENKYLLGTALARPLIAKRMVEIAHQEGCDAIAHGCTGKGNDQVRFELGIREFDPDMTIIAPWREWEISSREEAFDYAEAHNIPLPITRETNYSKDENLWHLSHEGLDLEDPSQKPDYEAILELGVSPKQAPDKATPITIDFEGGNPVAVNGKKLDPITLIQTLNQLGGANGIGILDLVENRLVGMKSRGVYETPGGAILFHAHEKLEELTLDRDTLHFKQVLALKYSELIYNGLWFSPLRQAMQAFVDHTQSQVNGQVKLELYKGNIIDAGVTSPDSLYREELATFNEDSIYNQNDAEGFIKLFGLPQSARVKK
- a CDS encoding amidohydrolase family protein; amino-acid sequence: MTQTVYQHANVFNGKDENLLEDVWFVVDEESGRITEMGSGQAPDADRNVDLKGAYVMPGLINAHTHMTMDAHALDSGLGANIIQTTVLALDNLQTCLKSGVTYIRECGAAYDIDITMARLERQGKIKQVPEIMPSGRAYSMTGGHGDMPNFSWLVDDPHAMRHAIRQGMKNGAETIKLMATGGVMTEDDHMFQPQLSVEEMQVAVEEAHHKGRTVSAHAEGPQGIKNAIAAGVDGIEHCFYCDDEDIEKMVDQGIHINPTIVADWIIATKGGEVLPDFQVVKAADALDDLLANLKKAWDAGVKMGLGTDAGTPFNGFDMAPKELELMVELLDRTPYQALMTSYQSAEFMQIDQDYGSLEAGKFADFLVLKNNPLTDISAVQEVDKAVYKKGQRQF